A stretch of the Kroppenstedtia eburnea genome encodes the following:
- a CDS encoding ABC transporter ATP-binding protein gives MEFVSIQQLNKSYAGVNALEDVNLEIREGELFALLGPSGCGKTTTMRCIAGFEEPSSGMIRIGGKDIRGIPAHRRNCGMVFQSYALFPHLTVFENVAYPLNLRRFYREGPLTKLGVLAGMISRRLTRTSPKIREKVEETLELVELNHLKDRLPNQLSGGQQQRVALARAIIMEPSLLLMDEPLSNLDKKLRGSMRKLICDIQRKLGITTIFVTHDQEEAMSMADRIAVMKEGRVVQTDTPSRLYSRPATTYVADFVGSSNLFQAQVKKEGTAGSRVLSIGPGLDLVSAFTPAEGTAEVLIRPESLSVFPREGQVPAPESPNCLAAQVIRSTYLGPKVRYEVEAKGILFQVDVVYTDEKTLLGEGDPVWVTLEPEQVVVL, from the coding sequence ATGGAGTTTGTTTCCATTCAACAACTAAACAAAAGCTATGCCGGGGTCAACGCCCTGGAGGATGTCAATCTGGAGATCCGGGAAGGCGAGTTGTTCGCCCTCCTGGGGCCCTCCGGATGTGGAAAAACGACGACCATGCGTTGTATCGCCGGGTTTGAGGAACCTTCTTCCGGAATGATTCGGATCGGTGGGAAAGATATCCGGGGGATCCCGGCTCACCGCCGAAACTGTGGCATGGTTTTTCAGAGCTACGCGTTGTTTCCCCATCTGACCGTGTTTGAAAATGTGGCCTATCCCCTGAATCTGCGGCGATTTTACCGGGAAGGCCCCTTGACGAAGCTGGGGGTTTTGGCAGGGATGATCAGCCGCAGGTTGACACGGACATCGCCGAAGATCAGAGAGAAAGTGGAGGAGACCCTGGAGCTGGTGGAATTGAATCACCTGAAAGACCGCCTGCCAAACCAATTGTCCGGAGGACAGCAACAGCGGGTGGCACTGGCCCGGGCTATTATCATGGAACCTTCTCTGTTGCTGATGGATGAACCTTTGTCCAATCTGGATAAGAAATTGCGAGGGAGCATGCGGAAACTGATTTGCGATATACAGAGAAAATTGGGGATCACCACGATTTTTGTCACCCATGATCAAGAGGAAGCGATGAGCATGGCGGATCGGATCGCAGTCATGAAGGAGGGGAGGGTGGTGCAGACGGATACCCCTTCCCGTCTGTACAGCCGGCCGGCCACCACTTATGTGGCTGATTTTGTCGGCTCCTCCAATCTGTTTCAGGCCCAGGTGAAAAAGGAGGGGACAGCTGGAAGCCGGGTTCTCTCCATCGGCCCCGGACTGGATCTGGTAAGTGCCTTCACTCCTGCAGAGGGAACAGCCGAGGTGTTGATCCGGCCGGAAAGTTTGTCTGTTTTTCCACGGGAGGGCCAGGTCCCGGCACCGGAGTCCCCAAACTGTTTGGCGGCCCAGGTGATCCGGTCCACCTATCTCGGCCCCAAGGTCCGCTATGAGGTGGAGGCAAAAGGAATCCTTTTTCAAGTGGATGTGGTGTATACCGATGAGAAAACGCTTCTGGGTGAGGGAGACCCTGTCTGGGTCACCTTGGAGCCGGAGCAGGTGGTGGTTTTGTGA
- a CDS encoding GMC family oxidoreductase, protein MSRQRSVKSVFDYIVIGTGPAGAVIAKTLTDDKKTSVLVLEAGENHDRDRPIRDSTFALELEERFFPQYFWQGEGVPQEDLDERSFEWTTGRLSGGGSSINGEQYVRPTTAVFREWERLLGPLWSPRRAITSFKKLEKYNGNTHNLKVHGFNGKIDIRQTPKEPTAMAEKLVLAIEQATGFEEILDYNDPATPIGPFTRWQLYQKPNGRRVSSSTAFLSSDIMTPEGRGVNGRKLKVLFKSTALRVLFNNRRAESVEFLKEGKCLRAFARKKIIVSAGINSTQLLMLSGIGPAKLLEEAGVSVVFNNPNVGRHMRNHTLNSAVFTANPKDTPIPPHDPDALFTGGAFLPDPTPGADPTRRGVQLIGIGSDDSLTITILYLRPKSRGSIKIQSDDPLQIVLADEAFLEDPADLEAVKNIYKIYIKNIAARLAAVDPAYQISSPTLDVIDNDVELEQFIKEDFAHNHHQQGALRMAPLQKGGVVDRQGRVHGVKDLIVADDSIVPFTVDGNTSAPAFLIGFTIAQQLLKQRGNRSFPPDQENVSEE, encoded by the coding sequence ATGAGTCGACAACGAAGCGTTAAATCTGTTTTCGACTATATCGTTATCGGAACCGGTCCGGCAGGTGCCGTTATAGCCAAGACCCTAACCGATGATAAAAAAACTTCCGTTCTTGTTTTGGAAGCGGGGGAAAATCACGATAGAGATCGGCCGATCAGGGATTCTACATTTGCTTTGGAACTTGAAGAGCGATTCTTTCCACAATACTTTTGGCAAGGAGAGGGGGTCCCTCAGGAAGACCTTGACGAGAGGTCTTTTGAGTGGACTACGGGTCGGCTTTCAGGAGGCGGTTCTTCAATCAACGGCGAACAGTATGTACGACCCACAACGGCCGTTTTCAGGGAATGGGAAAGGCTTCTGGGGCCTCTCTGGTCACCCCGGCGGGCGATCACTAGTTTTAAAAAGTTGGAAAAATACAACGGAAACACCCATAACCTCAAGGTTCATGGGTTTAATGGGAAAATCGACATCAGACAAACTCCAAAAGAACCGACCGCCATGGCCGAAAAGCTGGTTTTAGCCATCGAGCAGGCAACAGGATTCGAAGAAATTCTCGATTATAATGATCCGGCTACCCCGATCGGCCCCTTTACCCGCTGGCAATTATATCAGAAACCAAACGGCCGGCGAGTAAGCTCATCAACCGCCTTTCTTTCGTCGGATATCATGACCCCTGAAGGTCGTGGTGTAAACGGGCGGAAGCTGAAGGTGCTCTTTAAATCCACTGCTCTTCGTGTGCTTTTCAACAACCGGCGCGCAGAAAGTGTGGAATTCCTCAAAGAGGGTAAGTGTCTTCGTGCTTTTGCTCGGAAGAAAATCATTGTTTCAGCAGGGATCAACAGCACCCAACTTTTGATGCTTTCCGGAATCGGTCCTGCCAAGCTTCTTGAAGAAGCAGGTGTCTCTGTTGTTTTTAATAATCCCAATGTGGGCCGGCACATGAGAAATCACACGCTGAACTCTGCCGTTTTTACCGCCAATCCGAAGGATACTCCCATACCTCCTCACGATCCCGATGCCCTTTTTACAGGCGGCGCCTTTTTGCCGGATCCGACACCTGGAGCAGACCCAACTCGCCGGGGGGTACAGCTCATCGGGATCGGTTCAGATGATTCATTAACCATCACCATCCTGTACCTGCGACCCAAGAGCCGGGGATCCATTAAGATCCAGAGTGATGACCCACTACAAATCGTTCTTGCCGATGAAGCGTTTCTTGAAGATCCTGCTGACCTGGAAGCGGTGAAAAACATTTACAAGATCTATATCAAGAACATAGCGGCCAGATTGGCAGCCGTTGATCCAGCGTATCAGATCTCTTCACCTACCCTGGATGTCATTGATAATGATGTCGAGCTGGAACAGTTTATCAAAGAGGACTTCGCCCATAACCACCACCAACAAGGCGCTCTTCGTATGGCCCCTCTTCAAAAGGGTGGGGTGGTGGATCGTCAAGGAAGGGTGCATGGAGTAAAAGACCTGATCGTCGCCGATGATTCCATTGTCCCCTTCACTGTGGATGGTAACACCTCAGCTCCCGCATTCCTTATTGGTTTTACCATTGCACAGCAATTACTTAAACAGAGAGGCAATCGGAGCTTCCCTCCAGATCAAGAAAACGTGTCTGAGGAGTGA
- a CDS encoding DUF4309 domain-containing protein, with protein MGKFYHLFMIGLFCMLITSCMQSDAEETGKHQEGTVILDEKTIQLFNEGKVRGIPFPLHQFPIKQVTERWGKPDEQVDHEDIQVYIYKKGGQKVSFTVDETNTVNYYQIIMNMSLEEVNQKLGSRYDIKPTTHRTLTYPMGRYELRVRRIPDDQVIMYLNDPIN; from the coding sequence ATGGGGAAATTTTATCATCTGTTTATGATCGGACTCTTTTGTATGCTAATCACGTCTTGTATGCAATCTGATGCTGAAGAAACAGGAAAGCACCAAGAAGGCACTGTCATCTTGGATGAAAAAACCATTCAATTATTCAATGAGGGCAAAGTAAGGGGGATTCCTTTTCCCCTGCATCAATTTCCTATTAAACAGGTCACCGAAAGGTGGGGAAAGCCTGACGAGCAAGTGGATCACGAAGATATTCAAGTTTATATTTACAAGAAAGGCGGACAAAAAGTTTCGTTCACAGTGGATGAAACCAATACAGTAAATTACTATCAGATCATAATGAATATGAGTTTGGAAGAAGTGAATCAAAAACTGGGTAGTCGTTATGATATAAAACCGACAACTCACAGAACTTTAACATACCCGATGGGCAGGTATGAGCTCCGTGTACGTCGGATCCCGGACGATCAAGTGATTATGTATTTGAATGACCCGATCAACTAG
- the dinB gene encoding DNA polymerase IV produces MGRGERIVLLADMNAFYASVEQALDPALRKQPVIVCGDPERRHGIVLAASYEAKALGVKTGMPVSRAKELCPAARLVRPRMSTYVQVSVRIIDILKQFSPQVEPFSIDEAFVEMTGCEALFGDGLTAARRIQHRIHSETGIHCSIGIGPNKLLAKMAAGLKKPRGLTLLTRQDVPKRLWPLPVIQLFGVGSRMERHFQRMGIRTIGDLARTDPALLHHRFGVIGRVLHQSAHGMDNSPVDPFSLDGSKSIGHQFTLPRDYTEEGELRLVLRELAEEVAGRARKAGYTGRTLSLTLKGSDFRSIHRSLTMPDPSNLGRPLFRTAMELFHRHWTGQPIRLVGITLGNLLPDRGIQLTLFEEKEKEQKLAEAVDGIREKFGTRSIFLARSLSGASVFADRSGKIGGHLM; encoded by the coding sequence GTGGGAAGAGGGGAACGAATCGTGCTGCTGGCTGACATGAACGCTTTTTATGCCAGTGTGGAACAGGCACTCGACCCGGCACTGCGGAAGCAGCCGGTCATTGTCTGCGGAGATCCTGAACGTCGCCACGGGATTGTGCTGGCCGCTTCCTATGAGGCCAAAGCCCTGGGGGTGAAAACGGGCATGCCGGTCTCCCGGGCAAAGGAGCTGTGTCCCGCGGCCCGGTTGGTCCGCCCCCGAATGTCCACCTATGTTCAGGTTTCCGTACGGATCATCGATATTCTGAAACAATTCTCCCCCCAGGTGGAGCCCTTCTCCATCGACGAAGCCTTTGTCGAGATGACCGGTTGCGAAGCACTCTTCGGGGACGGACTCACAGCCGCCCGGAGAATCCAGCACCGCATCCACTCTGAAACGGGCATCCACTGTTCCATCGGCATCGGTCCCAACAAACTTCTCGCCAAAATGGCCGCCGGCCTGAAAAAACCCCGAGGGTTGACCCTGTTGACCCGGCAGGACGTTCCCAAGCGCCTGTGGCCTCTTCCCGTTATTCAGCTGTTCGGGGTGGGAAGCCGGATGGAGCGCCATTTTCAGCGGATGGGAATCCGGACCATCGGCGACCTGGCCCGAACCGACCCCGCTCTCCTCCATCACCGGTTCGGTGTGATCGGCCGTGTGCTCCATCAATCCGCCCACGGTATGGACAACAGCCCGGTGGATCCCTTCTCCCTCGACGGAAGCAAATCCATCGGGCATCAATTTACTCTCCCCCGGGACTACACGGAGGAAGGGGAACTTCGTCTGGTCCTCCGGGAACTGGCGGAAGAAGTGGCCGGGCGCGCCCGAAAAGCCGGATACACGGGGAGAACTCTCTCGCTGACCCTCAAGGGATCCGATTTCCGATCGATTCACCGGTCTCTCACCATGCCGGACCCTTCCAACCTCGGGCGTCCGCTGTTCCGCACAGCGATGGAGCTCTTCCACCGTCACTGGACCGGGCAACCAATCCGCCTGGTCGGGATTACCCTCGGCAATCTGCTGCCGGATCGGGGAATTCAGCTCACTCTGTTCGAAGAGAAGGAAAAGGAACAAAAACTGGCTGAGGCTGTGGACGGGATCCGGGAAAAATTCGGCACCCGCAGTATCTTCCTGGCCCGCTCCCTGTCCGGAGCCAGCGTATTTGCCGACCGCTCGGGAAAGATCGGCGGTCATCTTATGTAG
- a CDS encoding DUF1259 domain-containing protein has translation MAQVKASPQFRRLCNQFGRILGGTSEITPGPVCFVTRERRFRETILGRRTRSPLVRAQLFSFESIDKSGRALCLGETATFQSQANRLIRNLQRRGITVTALHNHWLFEHPRLMYIHWEAIENPIIFARKTKESIAFLG, from the coding sequence ATGGCACAAGTGAAAGCGAGCCCGCAATTCAGAAGACTATGCAACCAATTTGGCAGGATTTTGGGCGGAACAAGTGAAATCACTCCAGGGCCTGTCTGTTTTGTCACTCGCGAACGCAGATTCAGGGAGACTATTCTAGGTAGGCGTACACGTTCCCCCTTGGTTCGTGCTCAGCTTTTTTCATTTGAATCCATAGATAAGTCGGGACGTGCCCTTTGCCTGGGTGAAACTGCAACTTTTCAAAGTCAGGCCAACCGGTTGATACGTAATCTTCAAAGACGGGGGATTACGGTTACAGCACTTCATAACCACTGGTTGTTTGAACATCCCCGTTTGATGTACATCCACTGGGAAGCCATCGAGAATCCCATTATATTCGCAAGGAAAACCAAAGAATCGATCGCCTTTTTGGGCTAA
- a CDS encoding DUF1885 family protein: MYFSGGEHLNKSAYIKLARQVSLDEVKEKLDHLIEDTSRTGEQLGWDYASAAFPYSVEEKTTSDGNHWLLLRGKESRLYKYLLIGIGSDTEGDAAAPPSIQVVVPDGATHGDHAKANEICRFLAKSFAAELHLFNGRIMYYNPRKP; this comes from the coding sequence ATGTATTTTTCAGGGGGTGAACACTTGAACAAAAGCGCTTACATCAAGTTGGCCCGACAAGTCAGCCTGGATGAGGTGAAGGAGAAACTGGATCACCTCATCGAGGATACCTCCCGTACAGGAGAGCAACTGGGTTGGGATTATGCTTCCGCCGCCTTCCCCTATTCCGTGGAGGAGAAGACGACTTCCGACGGCAATCACTGGCTTCTGCTGAGAGGAAAAGAGTCCCGCCTGTACAAATATCTCTTGATCGGGATCGGTTCCGACACAGAAGGGGATGCGGCAGCCCCTCCCTCTATTCAGGTCGTGGTTCCCGATGGGGCCACACACGGAGACCACGCCAAAGCCAATGAAATTTGCCGTTTTCTGGCCAAATCATTTGCAGCCGAACTGCATCTGTTCAACGGCCGCATCATGTATTACAATCCGCGCAAGCCGTGA
- a CDS encoding extracellular solute-binding protein, translating to MNKGRWWSLVGIPILVSVIGLVGCAGGGAGAGGAEGNITLYSPETPDMSKEIGQAYEKANPGSKVDVQYGGTNVIVNRLIAEKDRPMGDLWYGGGGFLPFETAKGKGIVTAYKPDFAKDWPVEKNGIKVRDEDWKWVGTEVFVLGFIYNTDKVKKDEVPRTWDDLLDPRWKGKLQMPNPAASGTATLTVMSRMMEMGEEKGWQYFDKLVDQANAFPDSGLAPSQAVAKGEAEIGVAFDFMAYEMKARGEKVDFVVPEKTPILVNPVTLVKDGPNPEGGKAMIDYLLSKEGQEVLAKWYHIPIREDVKSQTPLTLKKVMPHAQKLDVDWAVNNYDRIRNEWRKKFE from the coding sequence ATGAATAAGGGAAGATGGTGGAGTCTCGTCGGGATCCCGATCCTGGTGTCCGTCATCGGTCTGGTGGGATGTGCAGGCGGCGGCGCGGGGGCAGGCGGGGCTGAGGGGAATATCACCTTATATTCTCCGGAGACTCCGGATATGTCCAAGGAGATCGGCCAAGCTTACGAGAAGGCGAACCCGGGCTCCAAAGTGGACGTGCAATACGGTGGCACCAATGTGATTGTGAACCGGCTCATCGCGGAAAAAGATCGTCCCATGGGGGATCTGTGGTACGGCGGGGGTGGCTTCCTGCCTTTTGAAACAGCCAAAGGAAAAGGCATTGTCACAGCTTACAAACCCGACTTTGCCAAGGATTGGCCGGTGGAGAAAAACGGCATCAAAGTCCGGGATGAAGATTGGAAATGGGTGGGCACCGAGGTGTTCGTTCTGGGGTTTATCTACAACACGGATAAGGTGAAAAAGGACGAAGTTCCCCGAACTTGGGATGATCTGCTGGATCCCCGTTGGAAAGGGAAGTTGCAAATGCCCAATCCCGCCGCATCCGGCACAGCCACATTGACGGTGATGAGCCGGATGATGGAAATGGGAGAGGAAAAGGGGTGGCAATATTTCGATAAATTGGTGGATCAGGCCAACGCTTTTCCCGATTCCGGTTTGGCACCCTCACAGGCGGTGGCCAAAGGGGAGGCGGAAATCGGTGTCGCATTTGACTTTATGGCATATGAGATGAAGGCCCGGGGAGAAAAGGTGGATTTTGTGGTTCCGGAGAAGACGCCGATCCTGGTCAATCCTGTCACCTTGGTGAAGGATGGCCCCAATCCCGAGGGTGGAAAAGCGATGATCGATTATCTTTTGTCCAAAGAGGGACAGGAAGTGCTGGCCAAATGGTACCATATTCCGATCCGGGAGGACGTCAAATCCCAAACCCCCCTCACCTTGAAAAAGGTGATGCCCCACGCCCAAAAGTTGGATGTGGATTGGGCAGTGAACAATTACGACCGGATCCGGAACGAGTGGCGTAAAAAATTTGAGTGA
- a CDS encoding GapA-binding peptide SR1P yields MEAIICQTCDGIITYVDSEKSGTLYGTCPDCTEPSSDEE; encoded by the coding sequence ATGGAAGCGATCATATGTCAAACCTGTGATGGGATCATCACCTACGTGGACAGCGAAAAAAGCGGAACCCTGTACGGAACTTGTCCGGACTGCACCGAACCGAGCTCCGACGAAGAATAA
- a CDS encoding alkaline phosphatase, with the protein MVFKKTLGITLVFALILLTGLAVNSQTVSVQADPVKGKVENVIFMIPDGYSSAYATNYRWFKGSTPVMDNYLVGMMKTYSANTKVTDSAAAGTAMATGVKTNNGMISISPEGKNLKTILEASVDRGKSSGLVATSTITHATPAVFASHVASRADEADIAPQLLNKVDVILGGGKQYFTHESKGGKQKERDLLEEAEKDGYQLVNNRDQLMKTQTGKLLGLFSDDAMAPELNRKETQEPSLAEMTDKAIQTLSKNRKGFFLMVEGSQIDWAGHANDAAWAMSDTEAFEKAVKVAIDYAKKDGKTLVVIAGDHDTGGMSVGGYNQYAANPEVLRNVKATGDGMAAKLNTDRSNVKEVIKTYAGIDLKEEEVEKIKKASKPGNAINGVINERALVGWTSGQHTGTDVPLYAYGPGSHLFSGLRDNTDLPKLMAKAMRVELNNN; encoded by the coding sequence ATGGTGTTCAAAAAAACACTCGGCATTACCTTAGTGTTCGCACTAATCCTTCTCACGGGCCTGGCTGTTAATTCCCAAACTGTATCAGTGCAAGCCGATCCGGTAAAAGGGAAGGTTGAAAACGTCATCTTTATGATTCCCGACGGCTATTCTTCCGCTTATGCGACAAACTACCGTTGGTTCAAGGGTTCAACCCCTGTCATGGACAACTATCTGGTTGGGATGATGAAAACCTACTCAGCTAACACAAAGGTGACCGACTCAGCCGCTGCCGGAACAGCGATGGCCACTGGTGTAAAAACGAATAACGGGATGATCAGTATATCTCCCGAGGGGAAAAACCTGAAAACGATTCTGGAAGCATCAGTGGACAGGGGGAAATCTTCCGGACTGGTGGCCACTTCCACGATCACCCACGCAACCCCCGCCGTATTTGCTTCCCATGTCGCTTCCCGGGCAGATGAAGCGGACATTGCCCCCCAACTTTTAAATAAAGTGGATGTCATCTTGGGTGGTGGGAAACAGTATTTTACCCATGAGTCGAAAGGCGGAAAACAAAAAGAACGGGACCTGTTAGAAGAAGCTGAAAAAGATGGTTATCAACTCGTAAATAACCGGGACCAGTTAATGAAAACTCAAACCGGCAAATTACTGGGACTTTTTTCTGACGATGCCATGGCTCCTGAATTGAACCGAAAAGAAACGCAGGAACCCAGCTTAGCAGAAATGACGGATAAAGCCATTCAAACATTGAGCAAAAACCGGAAAGGGTTCTTCCTGATGGTGGAAGGCAGTCAGATAGACTGGGCAGGCCACGCCAATGACGCAGCCTGGGCGATGTCCGATACAGAAGCCTTTGAAAAAGCGGTCAAAGTTGCCATTGATTATGCGAAGAAAGACGGGAAAACTCTGGTGGTGATCGCCGGGGATCATGATACCGGTGGAATGTCCGTAGGAGGTTACAACCAGTATGCCGCCAACCCAGAAGTTTTACGCAACGTGAAAGCCACAGGTGATGGAATGGCCGCAAAACTGAACACAGACCGTAGTAACGTTAAAGAAGTAATCAAAACCTATGCCGGGATCGACCTTAAAGAAGAAGAAGTGGAGAAAATCAAAAAAGCCAGCAAACCAGGCAATGCAATCAACGGGGTGATCAACGAACGGGCACTGGTTGGTTGGACCAGCGGCCAGCACACGGGTACAGACGTCCCTCTCTACGCCTACGGACCGGGATCTCATCTGTTTTCCGGACTTCGGGACAATACGGACCTTCCCAAACTGATGGCGAAAGCCATGAGAGTGGAATTGAATAACAACTGA
- a CDS encoding phosphatase PAP2 family protein — translation MKRLAARLQSVDHRFVFYVNRQWKCRFMDWLMTRVTHLGGAGFTLGFLLIWFTLPASPIRYWALEGLVSLVSSHLAVRMGKHCWQRLRPYLQYSDLRMVSSPLKDYSFPSGHTAAAFSLALIWIFHVPWLSVLLFPLAMAVGLSRIYLGLHYPTDVVVGAWLGTAFAMGTHYLFEWL, via the coding sequence GTGAAGCGGCTGGCGGCACGATTGCAAAGTGTGGATCATCGTTTTGTTTTTTATGTGAACCGGCAGTGGAAATGCAGATTCATGGACTGGCTGATGACCCGGGTGACTCATTTGGGAGGGGCGGGATTCACTCTGGGCTTCCTCCTGATCTGGTTCACCCTGCCGGCGTCCCCGATCCGGTATTGGGCGCTGGAGGGGCTGGTTTCCCTGGTCTCCAGTCACCTGGCGGTCCGGATGGGGAAACATTGCTGGCAACGGTTGAGGCCTTATCTTCAGTATTCTGACCTCCGAATGGTCTCCAGCCCCCTGAAGGACTACTCATTTCCCTCCGGCCACACTGCGGCGGCTTTTTCCCTCGCGTTGATCTGGATTTTCCATGTTCCCTGGCTTTCCGTCCTCCTCTTCCCCTTGGCGATGGCCGTCGGATTGTCCAGGATCTATCTGGGCTTGCACTATCCGACGGATGTGGTCGTGGGGGCTTGGCTGGGAACGGCGTTTGCCATGGGGACTCATTACCTGTTTGAATGGCTGTGA